In Debaryomyces hansenii CBS767 chromosome B complete sequence, one genomic interval encodes:
- a CDS encoding DEHA2B07502p (highly similar to CA3977|IPF20153 Candida albicans IPF20153): MRLTWKFPLNGLFKHKFGKFNYPLEQDIRNKLDSLSSITKIYTNPDGTPRVPTDQEFKTISELQNLYYKRNHSEWNFILPGIPKEQLDLFKDNSQDLKNFQFVTKDSGKIIDKIPYKDENTGELKWRIVRETEKAEGWEFPYFYLVLPIFAYVAYSKYTAQMARRANDGPEWAEKELRLRAMEDYFRGDTEKAKEFLSNEGKSTREIRDRDDLVVARILGGDYDKLAQLKKKLPKDLLPKDEPHPNLKI, translated from the coding sequence ATGAGATTAACTTGGAAGTTTCCGTTAAACGGCTTATTTAAACATAAGTTTggtaaattcaattatcCCTTAGAACAAGATATTCGTAATAAATTggattcattatcatcaattacCAAGATTTATACAAACCCAGATGGTACCCCAAGAGTCCCAACTGATCAAGAATTCAAAACTATTTCCGAGTTGCAAAACTTATACTACAAACGTAACCATTCAGAATGGAACTTTATACTTCCAGGTATTCCAAAGGAACAATTAGATTTGTTCAAAGATAACTCTCAGGACTTAAAGAACTTCCAGTTTGTTACTAAAGATTCAGGtaaaatcattgataaaatcCCAtataaagatgaaaatacTGGTGAATTAAAGTGGAGAATTGTCAGAGAAACTGAAAAGGCTGAAGGATGGGAATTTCCATATTTCTATTTGGTTCTCCCAATATTCGCCTACGTTGCCTACTCCAAATACACTGCGCAAATGGCTAGAAGAGCAAATGATGGTCCAGAATGGGCCGAAAAGGAATTAAGATTGAGAGCTATGGAAGATTACTTCCGTGGTGATACCGAAAAGGCTAAGGAATTCTTGAGTAACGAAGGAAAGTCTACAAGAGAAATCAGAGATAGAGATGATTTGGTTGTTGCCAGAATCTTAGGTGGAGATTACGATAAGTTAGCtcaattaaagaagaaattaccAAAGGACTTACTTCCAAAAGATGAACCACACCCAAACCTTAAAATTTAA
- a CDS encoding DEHA2B07480p (weakly similar to uniprot|Q12368 Saccharomyces cerevisiae YDL098C SNU23 23 kD U4/U6.U5 snRNP associated protein), which yields MSKAYDGSLPYPCKFRLSITFYRKKINSRYEFKTILLPLLYFTMEEDKDNDNNKISIDQYGRKTWNVDAYAKEAKSKSSKKAISSTPNLSNSTINADKPLSYLTHRDKLLNESLSAVNQHTIINPLNTASYGKNKKFGFFCSVCDLSFRDNLALIDHINSPSHVQRSQSLVTKHDGEDTEILDGNVRRATVDEVRLTLESLITKSTQDKNSGNNKTNIKERIARRQEFEKNQQAKRKEKRLKSKQNKIAQKNKTDEGNNDIASMMGFGDFGSTKK from the coding sequence atgaGCAAAGCCTACGACGGATCATTGCCATATCCATGTAAATTTCGTTTAAGTATTACTTTCtatagaaaaaaaattaattcgcgatatgaatttaaaacCATTCTTTTACCTTTACTCTACTTTACCATGGAAGAAGATAAGGACAACgataacaataaaataaGTATCGATCAATATGGAAGGAAAACCTGGAATGTTGATGCGTATGCTAAGGAAGCAAAAAGCAAGTCATCTAAAAAGGCCATCTCATCTACTCCAAACCTTAGCAATTCAACCATAAATGCAGATAAGCCCTTATCATACCTAACCCATAGAGATAAGTTACTTAATGAGCTGTTATCAGCTGTCAATCAGCATACTATTATAAATCCATTGAATACCGCCTCTTAtggaaaaaataaaaaatttggCTTCTTCTGTCTGGTTTGTGACTTGTCTTTTCGGGATAATTTGGCATTAATAGACCATATAAATTCTCCCCTGCATGTTCAAAGGTCACAATCATTGGTAACGAAACATGATGGAGAAGATACAGAAATATTAGATGGAAATGTAAGGCGAGCTACGGTTGACGAGGTTAGACTTACCCTAGAATCTTTGATAACAAAGCTGACACAAGACAAAAACTCCGGTAACAACAAGACAAACATAAAGGAAAGGATAGCCAGGCGACAGGAGTTTGAAAAGAACCAGCAGGCCAAAAGAAAGGAGAAGAGACTCAAGTCAAAACAGAACAAGATAGcacaaaaaaataaaaccGACGAAggtaataatgatatagCATCCATGATGGGCTTTGGAGATTTTGGTTCTACGAAGAAATAA